One Acinetobacter colistiniresistens DNA segment encodes these proteins:
- a CDS encoding DUF2147 domain-containing protein, whose protein sequence is MNLSQKLISFFFLLTFSHFAFAQDITGIWQSVDDVTGAPKGQVEIIKEADGSYTGKIIKITPRTGYTPKEFCTGCPAPYTNKPILGLNVITQLKHKNDLTYTGGKILDPNGARVYSLTAKLSSNGQRLHLRGYVGVSALGRSQIWIRVN, encoded by the coding sequence ATGAACTTGTCCCAAAAACTGATTTCTTTTTTCTTTCTATTGACCTTCAGTCATTTTGCTTTTGCTCAAGATATTACCGGGATTTGGCAAAGTGTTGATGATGTGACAGGTGCCCCCAAAGGACAGGTTGAAATCATAAAAGAAGCCGATGGTTCTTATACAGGTAAAATCATTAAAATTACCCCGCGTACAGGTTATACCCCCAAAGAATTTTGCACAGGCTGCCCTGCGCCTTATACCAACAAGCCAATTTTAGGCCTAAATGTTATCACTCAACTCAAGCATAAAAATGACCTGACCTATACAGGTGGCAAGATCCTTGATCCCAATGGAGCTCGTGTTTATAGCCTGACTGCCAAACTAAGTTCTAATGGGCAGCGCTTACATTTACGCGGTTATGTTGGTGTCTCTGCATTAGGACGAAGCCAAATCTGGATCCGAGTCAATTAA
- a CDS encoding DUF2147 domain-containing protein — translation MMSKQLLGALFLSAVSSFTFAEDITGLWQSIDDKTGAPKALVEIRQEANGTYAGKVVKITPRTGYTPKETCVDCPAPYTNKPIVGLDVVTGLKHSEGLNYTNGRILDPNSGKVYSMKAKLSANGKRLHLRGYLGVSALGRNQIWIRAE, via the coding sequence ATGATGAGCAAACAATTATTAGGTGCATTATTTTTATCTGCGGTGAGCAGTTTTACTTTTGCAGAGGATATTACGGGGCTCTGGCAAAGTATTGATGACAAAACGGGGGCACCTAAAGCATTGGTTGAAATCCGCCAAGAAGCCAATGGAACTTATGCAGGCAAAGTAGTTAAAATTACGCCACGTACGGGCTATACACCAAAAGAAACCTGCGTAGATTGTCCAGCACCTTATACCAACAAACCGATTGTTGGTTTGGATGTGGTGACAGGCTTAAAACATAGTGAAGGTCTGAATTATACCAACGGCCGTATTCTCGACCCAAACTCAGGTAAAGTTTATAGTATGAAAGCCAAACTCAGTGCCAATGGTAAACGCTTGCATTTGCGCGGTTATCTGGGGGTTTCTGCTTTAGGCCGTAATCAGATCTGGATTCGCGCCGAGTAA
- a CDS encoding LrgB family protein, with protein sequence MSMVIYGFIITLISYLIAKPLNQKFPQIPLIVFGMFIVIAFLAIFGIPYQQYMDNVNNVFSHLLGYVTVALAIPLAAMRYDDLPLKSMIGILGFASISAVALPMSLAYLLHMSEPTIMAFATRAVTTPIALNIATLLHAPLMMVTLIVILSGVIGAAFSPWILKHIHDERASGLALGLAAHAIGTAQAWQRGPVTGRYAAFGMAVNGVFTAIWLPTFILSLS encoded by the coding sequence ATGTCAATGGTTATCTATGGCTTCATTATTACCCTGATTAGTTATCTGATTGCTAAACCACTGAATCAGAAATTTCCACAGATTCCACTAATTGTATTTGGCATGTTTATTGTCATCGCATTCTTAGCCATTTTTGGTATTCCATATCAACAGTATATGGATAATGTGAACAACGTTTTTAGTCACCTGCTTGGCTATGTCACGGTTGCTTTGGCCATTCCATTGGCTGCCATGCGTTATGATGATTTGCCACTTAAATCAATGATTGGCATCCTTGGTTTTGCCAGCATCAGTGCGGTTGCCTTACCGATGAGCTTGGCCTATCTGCTGCATATGTCTGAACCAACCATTATGGCTTTTGCCACCCGTGCCGTGACCACCCCGATTGCATTGAACATCGCAACGCTCCTGCATGCTCCTTTAATGATGGTCACCCTGATTGTGATTCTATCTGGAGTGATTGGGGCTGCATTCTCGCCATGGATCTTAAAACATATTCACGATGAGCGTGCTTCTGGTCTTGCCTTAGGTTTAGCTGCACATGCGATCGGTACGGCGCAAGCATGGCAACGTGGCCCTGTTACAGGACGTTATGCGGCCTTTGGCATGGCAGTAAATGGTGTATTTACAGCCATTTGGCTCCCTACATTCATTCTCTCTTTATCTTAA
- the hflX gene encoding ribosome rescue GTPase HflX: MENFEQHQHRGERAILVSVSVHLLDDLDAEEFRLLAQSAGAEILEHLIVQRNKPDPKFFIGSGKVDEIAELVKSHEAELVIFDHSLSPAQERNLERILKCRVIDRTGLILDIFALRARTHEGKLQVELAQLKHLSTRLIRGFTGNLEQQKGGIGLRGPGESQLETDRRLIRVRITQLKDKLTKVQQTRLQGRAARQKAAIPTISLVGYTNAGKSTLFNILAKSDVYAADQLFATLDPTLRRLDWDGVGTVVLADTVGFVRNLQHDLVESFKATLEETLEATLLLHVIDSSSPNMPEQIEAVESVLKEIGADAPVLQVYNKIDLSGDAAKIIYKTPGLPDRVYVSAHSGQGLEQLSEAVQQCLMGQLQQFDLVLKAAYGKLRTQLYSLNVIQSEHYDDQGDLHLSVCIAPHKLEQLIKQAHLPLDEILGKKASLFQRPLEEFEIDHPTP, translated from the coding sequence GTGGAAAATTTTGAGCAGCATCAACATCGTGGTGAACGGGCAATTTTAGTCAGTGTATCGGTTCACCTGCTCGATGATCTGGATGCTGAAGAGTTCCGATTGCTCGCTCAATCTGCTGGCGCTGAAATCCTTGAACATCTCATTGTGCAGCGCAATAAACCCGATCCAAAGTTTTTTATTGGTTCTGGCAAAGTTGATGAGATTGCAGAGTTAGTGAAAAGCCATGAAGCAGAGTTGGTGATTTTTGACCATTCACTCTCGCCTGCGCAAGAACGCAATTTGGAACGTATTCTTAAGTGCCGCGTGATTGACCGCACTGGTTTGATTCTTGATATTTTCGCCTTACGTGCACGTACCCATGAAGGTAAATTACAGGTGGAGTTGGCTCAGCTAAAACACCTCTCTACCCGTTTGATTCGTGGTTTTACAGGCAATTTAGAACAACAAAAAGGCGGTATCGGTCTGCGTGGGCCAGGTGAGTCGCAACTAGAGACGGATCGACGCTTAATCCGTGTCCGTATTACCCAACTCAAAGATAAACTGACCAAAGTTCAGCAAACCCGCTTACAAGGTCGTGCTGCTCGTCAAAAAGCCGCCATTCCGACCATTTCACTAGTGGGCTATACCAATGCTGGAAAATCGACATTATTCAATATCCTTGCTAAAAGCGATGTTTATGCAGCTGATCAACTGTTTGCAACCCTCGATCCAACCTTACGTCGTTTAGACTGGGATGGTGTCGGTACGGTTGTACTGGCTGATACCGTTGGATTTGTCCGAAATTTACAACATGATCTGGTTGAATCTTTCAAAGCCACATTAGAAGAAACGCTAGAGGCAACACTGCTCTTACATGTAATTGATAGCAGCAGCCCGAATATGCCTGAACAGATCGAAGCCGTAGAGTCGGTACTCAAGGAAATCGGTGCTGATGCCCCAGTTTTGCAGGTCTACAATAAAATTGACTTAAGTGGCGATGCAGCCAAAATCATTTATAAAACGCCGGGTCTGCCTGATCGCGTCTATGTTTCGGCACATTCAGGACAAGGGCTTGAACAACTCAGCGAAGCAGTGCAACAATGCTTAATGGGACAGCTACAACAATTTGATCTGGTACTCAAAGCGGCTTACGGTAAATTACGTACCCAACTCTACAGCTTGAATGTGATTCAATCTGAGCATTATGATGATCAAGGTGATCTACATTTATCCGTCTGTATCGCGCCACACAAATTGGAACAACTCATTAAACAAGCACATTTACCATTAGACGAAATTCTTGGGAAAAAAGCTTCCCTATTCCAACGACCTTTGGAAGAATTTGAGATTGATCACCCAACACCTTAA
- a CDS encoding lysophospholipid acyltransferase family protein: MTQQATAVNHPPLSLFSKFSLYSKKLAAGLETIGEGFYLIYRHGLYKDPNNPVNTRYVQYFCRRLCEVFNIEVQVHGSIPREPALWVSNHVSWLDVAVLGSGARIFFLAKAEVEKWPIVGNLAKGGGTLFIKRGSGDSVRIREQIAEFLKQDIPVLFFPEATTTDGSKVKKVHGRLLGAAIEAQRPVQICVICYVNQQGQLDLVAPFIGEMSFAEHVQRVLEMPKVTAHLLTLPAIPVAGHTVETLTKEVDHQMRAGLERLQRKVLAVLPEEALETT; encoded by the coding sequence ATGACTCAACAAGCAACAGCAGTAAATCATCCTCCTTTAAGTTTGTTTTCAAAATTTAGTTTATACAGCAAAAAATTAGCTGCAGGTCTCGAAACCATTGGTGAGGGTTTTTATCTTATTTACCGACATGGCTTATATAAAGACCCGAATAATCCTGTAAATACCCGTTATGTACAGTATTTCTGCCGTCGATTATGTGAAGTATTCAATATTGAAGTGCAAGTGCACGGCAGCATTCCGCGTGAACCAGCACTATGGGTCAGTAATCACGTCTCTTGGCTGGATGTTGCGGTGTTGGGTTCTGGGGCACGTATCTTTTTCTTGGCCAAAGCCGAAGTGGAAAAATGGCCGATCGTCGGTAATTTAGCAAAAGGTGGCGGGACTTTATTTATTAAGCGGGGCTCTGGAGATTCGGTTCGAATCCGTGAACAAATTGCTGAGTTCTTAAAGCAAGATATTCCGGTTCTGTTTTTTCCCGAAGCCACAACGACTGATGGCAGTAAGGTTAAAAAAGTCCACGGACGTTTACTCGGCGCTGCTATTGAAGCACAACGACCGGTGCAGATTTGTGTGATCTGCTATGTTAACCAACAGGGGCAACTAGATTTGGTTGCGCCATTTATTGGTGAAATGAGTTTTGCAGAACATGTACAACGTGTTTTGGAAATGCCCAAAGTTACTGCACATTTGCTCACTTTACCCGCGATTCCTGTGGCAGGTCATACTGTAGAAACGTTGACCAAAGAAGTAGATCATCAAATGAGAGCGGGTTTGGAGCGTTTGCAGAGAAAGGTGCTTGCCGTGTTACCAGAAGAAGCCTTAGAAACTACATGA
- a CDS encoding phospholipase D family protein yields MIAIYCSIALTVTGCSTLPKHKIEPIIQTSAQIDTSHTSLAQVIQPLQEQHPDLTGYHVLYEPLEALSARLRLIDKAEKTLDLQYYIWDNDKVGALALHALIRAADRGVRVRLLIDDNNAKHTEGIFLALAQHPNIEVKLFNPYRFRKYRALDMVLDLKRINRRMHNKSFIADHQVALIGGRNMTNQYYNVSDNYQFSDVDVMLFGTAVEDISKSFDDYWNHEYAYDVREVVKQRSHRLSYESLKQQLDEHYKRITVQNYLDLTSQSVAINALMNRDISLDWVKAEVVKDSPDKIKSKAKKEEHLNFQLINHLEQPEKNIDLISAYFVPEKKGAKILSDLAQDGVKVRILTNSFKANDVAVVHAFYGKYRQELLENGVQLYEFLPALDKSDLDKHTEELAKKAKVNIKGLSRSSLHAKLMALDEKQVFIGSFNFDPRSAYLNTEIGVLLNSPPLAQAVHATMDQNLKTYAYRLVLDANNKITWQRETPHGPLIYTKEPKMKWWQRAGMKLISWLPIEGFM; encoded by the coding sequence ATGATTGCGATTTATTGCTCAATTGCGCTGACCGTTACAGGTTGTAGCACCTTACCCAAGCATAAAATTGAACCGATCATCCAAACATCTGCCCAGATTGATACCTCTCATACTTCACTCGCACAGGTCATTCAGCCTTTGCAAGAACAGCATCCCGATCTAACTGGCTATCATGTTTTATATGAACCATTAGAAGCTCTTTCAGCACGACTTCGCCTGATTGACAAGGCTGAAAAGACTCTTGATTTACAATATTATATTTGGGATAACGACAAAGTTGGCGCCTTGGCTTTACATGCCTTGATTCGCGCTGCAGATCGAGGTGTTCGGGTTCGCCTCTTGATTGATGATAATAATGCCAAGCATACCGAAGGCATTTTTCTTGCACTCGCACAACATCCCAATATAGAAGTTAAGCTCTTTAATCCCTATCGTTTTCGTAAATATCGTGCGCTAGATATGGTGCTAGACTTAAAACGTATCAATCGTCGCATGCACAATAAGAGTTTTATTGCTGATCATCAGGTTGCCTTGATCGGTGGACGCAATATGACTAATCAATATTACAACGTCAGTGATAATTACCAATTTTCCGATGTGGATGTGATGTTGTTTGGTACAGCTGTAGAAGATATCTCCAAATCATTTGATGATTATTGGAATCATGAATATGCCTATGATGTTCGGGAAGTCGTCAAACAGCGTTCTCATCGTTTAAGCTATGAAAGCCTTAAACAACAACTCGATGAACACTATAAACGCATTACGGTTCAAAACTATTTGGATTTAACCAGCCAGTCGGTCGCCATTAATGCCTTAATGAATCGTGATATTTCACTCGATTGGGTCAAAGCTGAAGTCGTGAAAGACTCCCCCGACAAAATTAAATCAAAAGCTAAAAAAGAAGAACATCTCAACTTTCAGCTGATCAATCATCTTGAACAGCCCGAAAAAAATATTGATTTAATTTCTGCCTATTTTGTTCCAGAAAAAAAGGGGGCAAAAATTTTAAGTGATTTGGCACAAGATGGAGTTAAAGTCAGAATCCTGACAAATTCATTTAAAGCCAATGACGTTGCTGTCGTGCATGCTTTCTATGGTAAATATCGACAGGAATTACTTGAAAATGGTGTACAACTCTATGAATTTTTGCCCGCACTCGATAAAAGTGATTTAGACAAACATACCGAAGAGCTAGCAAAAAAAGCCAAGGTCAATATTAAAGGTTTAAGCCGTTCCAGTTTACATGCCAAATTAATGGCACTTGATGAAAAACAGGTATTTATCGGCTCATTTAACTTTGATCCGCGCTCAGCCTACCTGAATACTGAGATTGGCGTGTTACTGAATAGCCCACCATTGGCACAAGCAGTGCATGCCACCATGGATCAAAACCTGAAGACCTATGCCTATCGTTTAGTTTTAGATGCCAACAATAAAATTACTTGGCAGCGTGAAACACCTCACGGCCCTCTGATTTATACCAAAGAACCGAAAATGAAATGGTGGCAAAGAGCAGGTATGAAACTGATTTCATGGCTGCCGATTGAAGGCTTCATGTAG
- a CDS encoding metallophosphoesterase encodes MSNSDTIILGFYLIFAVLALWALIQAWVHQSRTETIHPFKAFIHLLAFYLSYLLIPLWFFSVYAGWVEYYSLHQAGFIFLLSSILIYARFIEPHQIHVKHHQYRLNSEREFRHPIKVALVADMHVGLFSGHERQLKSMVKKLNQAQPDLVVVAGDWTYEPENRLVQELAVLKQIQAPVYSVPGNHDEQYPGPPIQELLKKALELNNVIDIEGKIVEFDEFRLIGIGDLWAGKANMRFMPDLPQDKPWLILSHNPDTVDMVPELPTRPLMLSGHTHGGQIELPWITSYIMKRVSILGHKKGFYTHEHAEVFVTVGTGMVGVPFRFRVPPTIDIIELI; translated from the coding sequence ATGTCGAATTCGGATACTATTATTCTTGGTTTTTATCTTATTTTCGCTGTTCTGGCGCTCTGGGCTTTGATTCAGGCCTGGGTACACCAATCCCGTACAGAAACCATTCATCCATTTAAAGCTTTTATACATTTATTGGCGTTTTATCTGTCTTATTTATTGATTCCACTGTGGTTTTTTAGTGTTTATGCGGGATGGGTCGAATATTACAGCCTGCATCAGGCTGGCTTCATCTTTTTACTCAGCAGTATCTTGATCTATGCGCGTTTTATCGAGCCGCATCAAATTCATGTAAAACATCATCAATATCGACTGAATTCAGAGCGTGAGTTTCGCCATCCAATCAAAGTTGCTTTGGTTGCAGATATGCATGTCGGATTATTTTCTGGACACGAACGTCAACTGAAAAGTATGGTCAAGAAATTGAACCAAGCGCAACCGGATTTGGTGGTGGTTGCAGGGGATTGGACCTATGAACCTGAAAATCGACTGGTGCAGGAATTGGCTGTTTTAAAACAAATTCAGGCTCCCGTTTACTCAGTCCCAGGTAATCACGATGAACAATATCCAGGTCCACCGATTCAAGAGCTGCTAAAAAAGGCTTTAGAGCTAAACAATGTTATTGATATTGAAGGCAAGATTGTCGAATTTGATGAATTTCGCCTGATTGGAATTGGTGATTTGTGGGCAGGGAAGGCAAATATGCGATTTATGCCCGATTTACCTCAAGATAAACCTTGGCTGATTTTGTCGCACAATCCAGATACGGTAGATATGGTTCCAGAGCTGCCAACGCGACCACTCATGTTATCTGGTCATACACATGGCGGGCAAATTGAGTTGCCATGGATTACCAGTTACATCATGAAACGTGTCTCTATTTTAGGTCATAAAAAGGGCTTTTATACACATGAACATGCAGAAGTTTTTGTGACCGTTGGTACGGGGATGGTCGGTGTACCATTTCGGTTTCGGGTTCCACCAACGATTGATATTATTGAACTGATCTAA
- a CDS encoding OmpA family protein, producing the protein MRAHTIKISFIALLCLTLAGCLSFGPLKYRQVKMLKKEGFVLTDEGWTLGLPERLLFDFNKAEIKPEHQKEIVRLANQLNKYDLQKLKIVGHTDDIGNPEYNQKLSEERAQSVSTIFITQGFKPNNLTVVGRGASQPFVPNTSDENRASNRRVNVIIIP; encoded by the coding sequence ATGCGCGCTCACACCATTAAAATTTCATTTATTGCGTTACTCTGCCTAACATTGGCTGGCTGCTTGAGTTTTGGTCCATTAAAGTATCGTCAGGTCAAAATGCTAAAGAAAGAAGGCTTCGTTTTGACCGATGAGGGCTGGACCCTAGGTCTACCAGAACGTTTGCTGTTTGACTTTAATAAAGCAGAAATCAAACCTGAACATCAAAAGGAAATTGTCCGTTTAGCAAACCAGCTGAACAAATATGACTTACAAAAGTTAAAAATTGTAGGACATACTGATGATATCGGCAATCCTGAGTATAACCAGAAGCTTTCAGAAGAACGTGCTCAGAGTGTTTCAACAATCTTTATCACACAAGGGTTCAAGCCGAATAACTTAACTGTAGTCGGTCGTGGTGCGAGTCAGCCTTTTGTTCCAAATACCTCTGATGAAAATCGTGCCAGCAATCGTCGTGTGAATGTCATCATTATTCCTTAA
- a CDS encoding diguanylate cyclase domain-containing protein, whose translation MIPNLYQSTSLHALFRKSQFAIFAITFVICSFTFATISMFTMETYAKQNLQLLSQTVLERVQPAVVFRDKGAIDQILDDYTSEHAIRSIHVYDPQQQLLAESSKKVAHTSVMQDLMDRWFLHDPVKLMIVHHKKKVGELVLYGSSENILHFLKTIIIGLAISMFFIVIALLWSVNITYRQIMQAIKPLTHIAQLVSDQKAYNLRFPNNHIHEFQNLNTVFNELLEEIQIWHTHLQKENRQLSFQAHHDQLTSLPNRHYFYQELFNIFENPQYRHNSALLFIDNNKFKYINDEFGHLAGDAVLKEMATRLRLSVRHEDFIARLGGDEFAIILHSIHHTDHLTTIAEGVLASCGEPLEFNGQMIHFSFSLGVAFSQFAENPEDLIMQADQAMYRAKHLNPHWFLYKPEI comes from the coding sequence GTGATTCCAAACTTATACCAATCAACATCCTTACATGCTTTATTTCGTAAATCACAATTTGCAATCTTTGCAATTACCTTTGTGATCTGTTCTTTTACATTCGCCACCATCTCCATGTTCACCATGGAAACTTATGCAAAGCAAAATTTACAGTTATTGAGCCAAACCGTTTTGGAGCGTGTTCAGCCTGCCGTAGTATTTAGGGATAAAGGTGCCATTGATCAAATTCTTGATGACTATACCAGTGAACATGCCATTCGCAGTATTCATGTCTACGATCCTCAACAACAGTTGTTAGCTGAAAGTAGCAAGAAAGTTGCTCATACCTCCGTCATGCAAGATTTAATGGATCGCTGGTTTCTTCATGATCCTGTTAAACTCATGATTGTGCATCATAAGAAAAAAGTAGGCGAGTTGGTACTGTATGGCAGTTCTGAAAATATTTTGCATTTTTTAAAGACCATTATCATTGGTCTCGCCATTTCAATGTTCTTCATTGTGATTGCCCTGCTTTGGTCTGTGAACATTACTTACCGCCAAATTATGCAAGCGATCAAACCATTAACGCATATTGCACAACTGGTCAGTGATCAAAAAGCTTATAATTTACGTTTCCCGAATAACCACATTCATGAGTTTCAGAACTTAAACACGGTTTTCAATGAACTGTTAGAAGAAATCCAGATCTGGCACACACATCTACAAAAAGAAAATCGTCAACTTTCATTTCAGGCGCATCACGACCAACTCACCAGTTTGCCAAATCGCCATTATTTTTACCAAGAGCTATTTAATATCTTTGAAAACCCGCAGTATCGTCACAACTCTGCTTTATTGTTTATCGACAATAATAAGTTTAAATACATCAATGACGAGTTTGGACATTTAGCTGGAGATGCAGTTTTAAAAGAAATGGCTACACGCTTAAGACTTTCAGTTCGTCATGAGGATTTTATTGCTCGTTTAGGAGGTGATGAATTTGCCATCATCTTACATTCAATTCATCATACCGATCATTTAACAACAATTGCTGAAGGCGTTCTTGCAAGTTGTGGAGAACCTTTAGAGTTTAATGGTCAAATGATTCATTTCAGTTTTAGCTTAGGGGTTGCTTTTTCTCAGTTTGCAGAGAATCCAGAGGATTTGATCATGCAGGCCGATCAAGCTATGTATAGAGCTAAACATTTAAACCCACATTGGTTTCTTTATAAACCAGAAATTTAG
- a CDS encoding YfiR family protein: MLAASFAASPLCYAISTHNFYELALSILSYSKWSNTNRPTICVIDNQDAANQFQSNIRQLAYEYQVQAVSAKDFPKTECHVAYFTTTSPQQQQNLIQAYPSRSLLSLSTNNPACEVGSIFCLYNKKTFSTFKVNLEALSYSKVHIDPRVLLLAKNAG, translated from the coding sequence TTGCTTGCTGCATCCTTTGCTGCGAGCCCGCTTTGCTATGCCATCTCAACACATAATTTCTATGAGTTGGCTTTATCTATTTTAAGTTATAGCAAATGGTCCAATACCAATCGTCCAACCATTTGTGTGATTGACAATCAGGATGCTGCAAATCAGTTTCAATCTAATATCCGTCAGTTGGCTTATGAATATCAGGTACAAGCGGTTAGTGCTAAAGACTTTCCAAAAACGGAGTGTCATGTTGCCTATTTCACCACAACCTCTCCACAGCAACAGCAGAATTTAATTCAGGCCTACCCTTCTCGATCTTTGCTTTCTTTAAGCACCAATAACCCGGCATGCGAAGTAGGAAGTATTTTCTGCTTATATAATAAAAAGACCTTTTCTACCTTCAAGGTGAATTTGGAGGCTTTAAGCTATTCCAAAGTGCATATCGACCCACGTGTTTTACTTTTAGCAAAGAATGCGGGGTAA
- a CDS encoding putative signal transducing protein: protein MAWIVVQSFSFPYEAQIAKTQLEAAEIPTRIENEHTINMDWLYSNALGGVRLLVPEHYADEAKALLAQDFSQELEQQFGASESCPSCGSSDIQPYTEGKRPAYLVFLLLGFPLFFYKHGTKCQQCQHFWS, encoded by the coding sequence ATGGCTTGGATCGTAGTACAAAGCTTTTCATTTCCTTATGAAGCTCAGATTGCTAAAACGCAATTAGAAGCAGCTGAGATTCCAACTCGTATTGAAAATGAACATACCATTAATATGGATTGGCTTTACTCCAATGCTTTAGGTGGTGTTAGATTATTGGTTCCTGAGCATTATGCAGATGAAGCGAAAGCGTTACTGGCACAAGACTTTAGCCAAGAATTAGAACAACAGTTTGGAGCAAGTGAAAGTTGCCCTAGTTGTGGTAGTAGCGATATACAGCCGTATACAGAAGGGAAGCGGCCCGCATATTTAGTTTTCTTATTACTTGGTTTTCCGTTATTTTTTTATAAACATGGAACTAAGTGTCAACAATGCCAACATTTCTGGAGTTAG
- a CDS encoding GFA family protein — translation MEYKGSCHCGKISFVVQGELTEALSCNCSICQRKGSLLWFLPTDQVDISVQEDALASYQFNKHVIDHHFCTSCGIHPYAVGVDPKGNKMYALNIRCIEDLDLESINVNHFDGRSV, via the coding sequence ATGGAATATAAGGGAAGTTGTCACTGCGGAAAAATCTCCTTTGTTGTACAGGGGGAGTTAACCGAGGCATTGTCATGTAACTGTTCGATTTGTCAAAGAAAAGGCTCGTTATTATGGTTTTTACCTACGGATCAGGTTGATATTTCAGTCCAAGAAGATGCATTAGCGAGTTATCAATTTAATAAACATGTGATCGATCATCATTTTTGCACGAGCTGTGGCATTCATCCTTATGCAGTTGGCGTTGATCCTAAAGGCAATAAAATGTATGCCCTTAATATCAGGTGTATCGAAGATTTAGATTTGGAAAGCATCAATGTTAATCATTTTGATGGACGTTCGGTGTAA